A genomic segment from Phaeobacter gallaeciensis DSM 26640 encodes:
- a CDS encoding winged helix-turn-helix transcriptional regulator has protein sequence MEMDQPEEDCQIRHLIAAISGNWKLLILFWLAQGPCRFNQLQRKLGRVTHRTLTRQLGELSASGFVHREDFQTIPPHVEYSLTPLGQSLIPLLEAMHDWAVENESLLPAKN, from the coding sequence ATGGAGATGGATCAGCCAGAGGAAGACTGCCAGATCAGGCACTTGATCGCAGCGATTTCAGGGAACTGGAAGTTGTTGATCTTGTTCTGGCTGGCGCAGGGGCCGTGTCGATTCAACCAGCTGCAACGCAAGCTTGGCCGTGTGACTCACCGCACGCTGACTAGACAATTGGGTGAATTGTCCGCGTCGGGATTTGTTCACCGAGAGGATTTCCAAACGATCCCACCCCATGTCGAATACAGCCTCACGCCTTTAGGCCAAAGTCTCATTCCGTTGTTGGAGGCTATGCATGATTGGGCCGTCGAAAATGAGAGTCTGCTACCAGCCAAAAACTGA